In a single window of the Natronosalvus caseinilyticus genome:
- a CDS encoding tRNA (N(6)-L-threonylcarbamoyladenosine(37)-C(2))-methylthiotransferase — translation MARYHIETYGCTSNRGESREIERRLRDAGHYRVDGPETADVAILNTCTVVEKTERNMLERATELSEETADLFVTGCMALAQGEEFAGLDAQVLHWDEVPTAVTNGECPTTTPDAEPILDGVIGILPIARGCMSDCSYCITKQATGKIESPPIEENVEKARALVHAGAKELRITGQDTGVYGWDTGERKLHELLERICAIDGDFRVRVGMANPKGVHGIREELADVFAANDELYDFLHAPVQSGSDDVLGDMRRQHQVSEYLEVVETFDEALGYWTLSTDFIVGFPTETDHDHEQSMALLRETRPEKINVTRFSKRPGTDADEMKGLGGTIKKERSKAMSELKLEIVGAAYEEMVGETREDVLVVEEGTGDSVKCRDSAYRQLIVRNASEYGLEPGQFVDLEVTSANTVYAFAEPI, via the coding sequence GTGGCCCGCTATCACATCGAGACCTACGGCTGTACGTCCAATCGCGGCGAGAGCCGCGAGATCGAGCGGCGTCTCCGTGACGCGGGCCACTATCGCGTCGACGGTCCGGAGACGGCCGACGTCGCCATCCTCAACACCTGTACCGTCGTCGAGAAGACCGAGCGAAACATGCTCGAGCGAGCCACGGAACTGAGCGAGGAGACGGCCGATCTGTTCGTCACCGGCTGTATGGCCCTCGCCCAGGGAGAAGAGTTCGCCGGCCTCGACGCCCAGGTCCTCCACTGGGACGAGGTTCCGACCGCGGTCACCAACGGCGAGTGCCCGACGACGACGCCCGACGCCGAGCCGATCCTCGACGGTGTCATCGGTATCCTCCCCATCGCACGCGGCTGTATGTCCGACTGCTCGTACTGCATCACGAAGCAGGCAACGGGTAAGATCGAGTCGCCGCCGATCGAGGAGAACGTCGAGAAGGCGCGTGCGCTCGTTCACGCGGGGGCGAAAGAACTCCGGATCACCGGCCAGGACACCGGCGTCTACGGCTGGGACACCGGCGAACGCAAACTCCACGAACTCCTCGAGCGTATCTGCGCCATCGACGGGGACTTTCGCGTGCGCGTCGGGATGGCCAACCCGAAGGGCGTCCACGGCATCCGCGAGGAACTCGCCGACGTCTTCGCGGCGAACGACGAACTCTACGACTTCCTGCACGCGCCCGTGCAGTCGGGTAGCGACGACGTCCTCGGCGACATGCGTCGCCAGCACCAGGTCAGCGAGTACCTCGAGGTCGTCGAAACCTTCGACGAGGCGCTCGGCTACTGGACGCTCTCGACGGACTTCATCGTCGGCTTCCCGACCGAGACCGACCACGATCACGAGCAGTCGATGGCCCTCCTGCGAGAGACCCGGCCCGAGAAGATCAACGTCACCCGGTTCTCGAAGCGACCCGGCACCGACGCCGACGAGATGAAGGGCCTCGGCGGCACGATCAAGAAGGAGCGATCGAAGGCGATGTCCGAGCTCAAACTCGAGATCGTCGGCGCCGCCTACGAGGAGATGGTCGGCGAAACCCGCGAGGACGTTCTGGTCGTCGAGGAGGGGACGGGCGACTCGGTGAAGTGTCGCGATTCGGCGTACCGACAGCTCATCGTCCGCAACGCCAGCGAGTACGGCCTCGAGCCCGGGCAGTTCGTCGACCTCGAGGTGACGAGCGCGAACACGGTGTACGCGTTCGCCGAGCCGATCTGA